A single genomic interval of Shewanella halotolerans harbors:
- the mraZ gene encoding division/cell wall cluster transcriptional repressor MraZ has translation MFRGASAINLDAKGRIAIPKRYRERLHVDFNSQLVITVDFDAACLLIYPLEAWKAIEAKLLLLSDTQGPERAMKRLLLGYAHECELDSNGRLLLPPPLRQYANLDKHAMLVGQLNKFELWDEAAWQQQIELSRETIQSDAFANSERLADFSL, from the coding sequence GTGTTTCGTGGAGCGAGTGCTATTAATCTTGACGCCAAAGGCCGGATCGCGATCCCAAAGCGATACCGCGAGCGCCTGCACGTCGATTTTAACAGCCAGCTGGTGATCACGGTCGATTTCGATGCCGCCTGTTTGCTCATCTATCCACTCGAGGCTTGGAAAGCGATAGAAGCCAAGCTGTTACTGCTGTCAGATACCCAGGGACCGGAGCGCGCCATGAAGCGCTTGTTACTCGGTTATGCCCATGAGTGCGAGTTAGACAGCAATGGTCGCCTGCTACTGCCCCCACCGCTACGCCAATATGCCAACCTGGATAAGCACGCGATGCTGGTGGGGCAATTGAACAAGTTTGAGCTGTGGGATGAGGCGGCCTGGCAGCAACAGATTGAACTTAGCCGTGAAACGATTCAAAGCGATGCCTTTGCCAATAGTGAGCGTTTGG
- a CDS encoding peptidase, whose protein sequence is MLTPKQSRWLRKSHKWLTLFLGTQLLIWLISGLYMVIMDIDYIHGDHLVDESRLTLDASQLTISPETIFSRYPEASRLELLPTALGPIYKLRLDGKALYLSGQDGEPLEPLSQQDAMQLARLLHPGDLSNASSELLTESAPAEIGGRHLPLWQINLNDAFDSRLYISASSGELVTKRHDFWRLFDFMWMLHIMDYDTREDVHNPLLTGFSLLALLTALSGALLLLIAFKRGEEEPA, encoded by the coding sequence ATGCTGACACCCAAACAGAGCCGCTGGCTTCGAAAATCACACAAATGGTTGACCCTGTTCCTAGGGACACAACTCCTCATCTGGTTAATTTCCGGCCTCTATATGGTGATCATGGATATTGACTATATCCATGGCGATCATCTCGTTGACGAGTCCAGGCTCACGCTGGACGCTAGTCAGCTAACCATATCGCCCGAGACGATCTTCTCACGTTATCCCGAAGCTAGCAGACTAGAGTTGCTCCCGACGGCGCTTGGCCCCATCTATAAACTCAGGCTCGACGGCAAAGCTCTCTATCTCTCTGGCCAAGATGGCGAGCCGCTCGAGCCGCTAAGCCAGCAGGATGCGATGCAGCTTGCCCGCCTGCTCCATCCCGGCGACCTATCAAACGCCAGCAGCGAGCTGTTAACCGAGTCGGCACCGGCCGAGATCGGTGGACGTCACCTGCCCCTGTGGCAGATAAACCTTAACGATGCCTTCGACTCACGCCTCTATATCTCGGCCAGCAGCGGCGAGTTGGTGACCAAGCGCCATGACTTCTGGCGCCTGTTCGATTTCATGTGGATGCTGCACATCATGGACTATGACACTAGGGAAGATGTGCACAATCCGCTACTGACCGGCTTTAGTCTGCTAGCGCTACTGACGGCGCTTTCCGGCGCCCTGCTACTCCTCATCGCCTTTAAACGGGGCGAGGAGGAGCCAGCATGA
- a CDS encoding 2Fe-2S iron-sulfur cluster-binding protein, giving the protein MRLSMISARSLHRILGLIVGAQLLIWTLTGLAFNLIDDQLLDANTMRAKPGNQEQNNVRLIQPTVTLAEIMAEITSQLTNKNAEQLSLKRVEFAALLERPVYRLKTSGGTLAFWGDTGEAVNLNNEQLVRLARQSYIGEARLSSPIVDKEAAQRYGGNPAFYRFDTQDELGTQIFIDGQSGQVKAHENQGSRFKQLLFMLHFIDYFPNNGVNFNHLATQLIASAALLLGLSGAWVLVRKLAAGDYFSWQVNRSADKGERQLTLLSPDGEPLESLTLAPGNLLDNLNNDRIRIPSQCGGGGQCGMCRVRFLEQAPQATVEEQARLKQEHLAQGIRLSCQHNCHQGKIALTSRAQLRFWQKAQSDAEQAVSPAKAS; this is encoded by the coding sequence ATGAGACTTAGTATGATTAGCGCAAGAAGTTTACATCGCATCCTGGGACTCATAGTCGGTGCCCAGCTTCTCATCTGGACCCTGACCGGCCTGGCATTTAACCTGATCGATGACCAGCTGTTAGATGCCAATACCATGCGCGCCAAGCCTGGTAACCAAGAGCAAAACAACGTCAGGTTAATTCAGCCGACGGTGACATTGGCAGAGATAATGGCAGAAATAACGAGCCAACTGACAAATAAGAACGCTGAGCAATTAAGCCTTAAGCGTGTCGAGTTCGCCGCGCTGCTGGAGCGCCCGGTCTATCGCCTGAAGACGAGCGGCGGCACCCTCGCCTTTTGGGGCGATACTGGTGAGGCGGTGAATTTGAATAACGAGCAGTTGGTACGGCTCGCCCGGCAGAGTTATATAGGGGAAGCCAGGCTCTCTTCGCCCATTGTCGATAAAGAAGCAGCGCAGCGCTATGGCGGCAACCCGGCCTTCTACCGCTTCGATACCCAGGATGAGCTAGGCACACAGATCTTCATCGACGGCCAGAGCGGTCAGGTCAAGGCCCACGAAAACCAGGGCTCGCGATTCAAGCAGCTGCTCTTCATGCTGCACTTTATCGACTATTTCCCGAATAATGGCGTGAACTTCAATCACCTGGCGACCCAGCTGATTGCCTCCGCCGCCCTGCTACTCGGCCTCAGCGGCGCCTGGGTGCTGGTGCGCAAACTGGCCGCCGGTGACTACTTCAGCTGGCAGGTAAATAGAAGCGCAGACAAGGGAGAGCGGCAATTAACCTTACTCTCCCCAGACGGCGAGCCGCTCGAAAGCCTCACTCTGGCACCTGGAAATCTGCTTGATAATCTTAATAACGACAGAATTCGCATCCCCAGCCAGTGTGGCGGTGGCGGTCAGTGCGGCATGTGCCGCGTCCGATTCCTGGAGCAGGCGCCGCAGGCGACCGTCGAAGAGCAAGCCCGCCTCAAGCAGGAACACCTGGCCCAGGGCATTCGCCTCAGCTGTCAGCATAATTGCCACCAGGGCAAGATCGCGCTCACCAGCCGCGCGCAGCTAAGGTTCTGGCAGAAGGCACAGAGTGATGCCGAGCAGGCAGTGAGTCCGGCTAAGGCCTCGTAA
- the glpK gene encoding glycerol kinase GlpK, with protein sequence MQQKYVIALDQGTTSSRTIIFDHDANVVAISQREFSQIYPKAGWVEHDPMEIWASQSSTLIEALARAGIHSDEVASIGITNQRETTVLWDKSTGKPIYNAIVWQCRRSQPLCESLKEAGYEEYIRQNTGLVLDPYFSATKIRWILDNVEGAREKAEAGELLFGTIDTWLVWKLTEGKVHVTDPTNASRTMLYNIHQQAWDPVLLEALDIPASILPEVKPSCAVYGKTRIAGEGGEIPVAGMAGDQQSALFGQLCIDEGMAKNTYGTGCFLLMNTGLQAVQSNHGLLTTIAVGPKGEVNYALEGSVFMGGATIQWLRDELGLIRDAQDTEYFALKVSDNNGVYLVPAFVGLGAPYWDASARGALVGLSRGANRNHIIRAALEAIAYQSRDLLDAMTKDSGVQLKQLKVDGGAVANDFLMQFQADITDVEVQRPKVTETTAMGAAFLAGLAVSFWQSTAELKHKAGVERCFKPAIADDEREALYLGWKRAVAQVTSESVG encoded by the coding sequence GTGCAGCAGAAGTATGTCATCGCGCTCGATCAGGGCACGACCAGTTCGCGTACCATCATCTTCGATCACGACGCCAATGTTGTCGCCATCTCCCAGCGAGAGTTTTCCCAGATCTACCCTAAGGCGGGTTGGGTGGAGCACGATCCCATGGAGATCTGGGCCTCCCAGAGCTCTACTCTGATCGAGGCGCTCGCCAGAGCGGGGATCCACAGCGACGAGGTCGCTAGCATCGGCATCACCAATCAGCGTGAAACCACTGTTCTGTGGGACAAAAGCACGGGTAAACCCATCTATAACGCCATCGTCTGGCAGTGTCGCCGCAGCCAACCCCTGTGTGAATCCCTGAAGGAGGCGGGCTATGAGGAGTACATCAGGCAGAATACAGGCTTGGTGTTAGACCCCTATTTCTCGGCCACCAAGATCCGTTGGATCCTCGACAATGTCGAGGGCGCCAGAGAGAAGGCCGAGGCCGGCGAGCTGCTGTTTGGCACCATAGATACCTGGCTGGTGTGGAAACTCACCGAGGGTAAGGTGCATGTGACTGACCCTACCAATGCCTCACGCACCATGCTGTACAACATTCACCAGCAGGCCTGGGATCCCGTGCTGCTCGAGGCGCTGGATATTCCCGCGAGTATCCTGCCGGAGGTGAAGCCCTCCTGCGCCGTGTATGGCAAGACCCGCATCGCCGGGGAGGGGGGCGAAATCCCCGTGGCCGGCATGGCGGGGGATCAGCAATCGGCCCTCTTCGGTCAGCTGTGTATCGACGAGGGGATGGCAAAGAACACCTATGGCACAGGCTGTTTCCTGTTGATGAACACAGGTCTGCAGGCGGTGCAATCTAACCATGGCCTGTTGACCACCATAGCCGTGGGACCAAAGGGCGAAGTTAACTATGCCCTGGAGGGCTCGGTATTCATGGGCGGCGCCACCATTCAGTGGCTGCGCGATGAGCTGGGGCTGATCCGCGATGCTCAGGACACGGAATATTTTGCCCTTAAGGTCAGCGACAACAACGGTGTGTATCTGGTGCCGGCCTTCGTGGGGCTCGGGGCGCCTTACTGGGATGCCAGTGCTCGCGGCGCCTTGGTCGGCCTATCCAGGGGAGCGAATCGCAACCATATCATCCGCGCCGCCCTCGAGGCGATTGCTTATCAAAGCCGGGATCTGCTCGATGCCATGACCAAAGACAGTGGCGTGCAGCTGAAACAACTGAAGGTGGATGGTGGCGCGGTCGCCAACGATTTTCTGATGCAGTTCCAGGCAGATATTACCGACGTCGAGGTGCAGCGACCTAAGGTGACTGAAACCACGGCCATGGGGGCAGCCTTCCTGGCGGGCCTCGCGGTAAGCTTCTGGCAATCGACGGCCGAGTTGAAACACAAGGCGGGCGTGGAGCGCTGCTTTAAGCCGGCCATCGCCGACGATGAACGTGAAGCCTTGTATCTTGGATGGAAACGTGCGGTTGCTCAGGTGACCAGCGAATCTGTGGGCTAA
- a CDS encoding nuclear transport factor 2 family protein, whose protein sequence is MKPYLLAASIALLPISAFADPSATQVVKGFIDAYNQHSVEKMLTHVSDDVRWMHISGSKIEVETSDKAQFGAAMTDYFETLTGAQATILELIDSSHYVSTVERVTWENDGEQLSQCSIGNFRVQDGKIAEFWYLPAHACDEQLEAAEQVESELEPELDPNQPNQQ, encoded by the coding sequence ATGAAACCCTATCTTCTGGCTGCAAGCATAGCATTACTGCCGATATCGGCCTTCGCCGACCCGAGTGCGACGCAAGTGGTGAAAGGGTTTATCGACGCCTATAACCAGCACAGTGTCGAGAAGATGCTGACTCATGTGTCGGACGATGTGCGCTGGATGCATATCTCCGGCAGCAAGATAGAAGTAGAAACCTCGGATAAGGCGCAATTTGGCGCCGCCATGACAGACTATTTCGAGACCCTCACCGGCGCCCAGGCCACCATACTCGAGTTGATCGACTCCTCCCACTATGTCAGCACGGTAGAGCGTGTGACCTGGGAGAACGATGGTGAGCAACTCAGCCAGTGCAGCATAGGGAATTTCCGCGTGCAGGACGGTAAGATAGCCGAGTTTTGGTATCTGCCCGCCCACGCCTGTGACGAGCAGTTAGAGGCCGCCGAGCAAGTCGAGTCTGAGCTAGAGCCTGAGCTCGATCCGAACCAGCCTAACCAGCAGTAG
- a CDS encoding outer membrane protein transport protein: MKKHILSLAVVAAIATPLSQVQAAGFQLAEYSATGLGRAFAGEAAMADNAAAQARNPAMLTYLEGRQLSLGGIYVMPNVDVEGDVTLASPVLGPQGVTMNADALDVADDALVPNFYYSNQLNDQWTWGLAVNSNYGLATEVPSTHPTAIFGKETSVTTVEFNPNLAYKVSEAVSVGAGLRIVYGEGKIGASTPAWVDGIKAIPTLPAEVAAALPPGGTSLKSMEGDDIGYGWQLGASWQINPAHRIGLAYHSGVELELDGHASGLIYNGGQDVEIEGYMPLELPAFAELASYHQLTDNWAMHASVNWTQWSVFDQLVAYFPGEQKPVGGLESDLVKVENFKDNWRFALGTSYQLSDKWLVRGGVALDKTAVEDEYRTITIPDSDRLWFSAGAGYQASKNLTLDFAVTYIKAHGDAPINETMNLMNLAQVSFNGEAGGDVWLLGAQLSYKM, translated from the coding sequence ATGAAGAAGCATATTTTATCTTTAGCTGTAGTTGCTGCCATCGCCACGCCGCTATCTCAAGTTCAGGCCGCTGGATTTCAACTTGCCGAATATTCTGCCACGGGTCTAGGCCGTGCCTTTGCGGGTGAGGCGGCCATGGCCGACAATGCTGCCGCTCAGGCGCGCAACCCTGCTATGTTGACCTACCTCGAGGGACGTCAGCTGTCGCTGGGTGGTATCTATGTGATGCCAAATGTCGACGTAGAGGGCGACGTGACCCTGGCTTCACCTGTATTGGGGCCTCAGGGCGTGACCATGAACGCCGATGCCCTGGATGTGGCTGACGACGCCCTGGTGCCTAACTTCTACTACTCTAACCAGCTTAACGACCAGTGGACCTGGGGTTTAGCGGTTAACTCTAACTATGGTCTGGCGACTGAAGTGCCGAGCACCCATCCTACCGCTATCTTTGGAAAAGAAACCTCGGTGACCACTGTGGAGTTCAATCCAAACCTGGCTTACAAGGTGTCTGAGGCCGTTTCTGTCGGTGCGGGTCTGCGTATCGTCTATGGCGAAGGTAAGATTGGCGCCTCGACGCCGGCTTGGGTAGACGGTATCAAGGCGATTCCTACCCTGCCTGCCGAAGTCGCAGCAGCACTGCCACCGGGCGGCACCAGCCTGAAATCGATGGAAGGGGATGATATTGGCTATGGTTGGCAGCTGGGTGCCAGCTGGCAGATCAACCCGGCGCACCGTATCGGTCTGGCCTATCACAGTGGCGTCGAGCTGGAACTCGACGGTCATGCCTCTGGCCTTATCTACAACGGTGGTCAGGATGTGGAGATCGAGGGTTATATGCCGCTCGAACTGCCAGCCTTCGCCGAACTGGCCTCTTACCATCAGCTCACCGACAACTGGGCAATGCATGCCAGCGTCAACTGGACCCAGTGGAGCGTGTTCGATCAACTGGTGGCATACTTCCCTGGTGAGCAGAAGCCTGTTGGCGGCCTAGAGTCAGACCTGGTGAAGGTTGAGAACTTTAAAGACAACTGGCGTTTCGCCTTGGGCACCAGCTATCAGCTAAGCGATAAGTGGTTGGTACGTGGCGGTGTGGCGCTGGATAAGACGGCGGTAGAAGATGAGTATCGCACCATCACTATCCCTGATTCAGACCGTCTGTGGTTCAGCGCGGGCGCTGGCTATCAAGCCTCTAAGAACCTGACCCTGGACTTTGCCGTGACTTACATCAAGGCTCATGGTGATGCGCCGATCAACGAGACCATGAACCTAATGAACCTGGCTCAGGTGAGCTTTAACGGTGAAGCGGGCGGCGATGTCTGGTTGCTGGGCGCTCAGTTAAGCTACAAGATGTAA
- the leuD gene encoding 3-isopropylmalate dehydratase small subunit has protein sequence MQPFTTHTGLAVIIDSANIDTDQIIPKQFLSKVTRDGFGVHLFHDWRYLDDAGDQPNPEFSLNRPRYRGASILLAKENFGCGSSREHAPWALADFGLKVIIAPSFADIFYGNAINNGLLPVRLTEAEVVQLMREVEAEEGAQVSVDLQAQTVTSPSGASFSFEIAPSARHNLLNGLDAIGISLGYGEAIAAYEAEIPSWRT, from the coding sequence ATGCAACCATTTACCACACATACAGGGCTTGCGGTGATCATCGACAGTGCCAATATCGATACGGATCAGATCATCCCTAAGCAGTTTCTCTCTAAGGTCACTCGTGACGGCTTTGGGGTTCACCTGTTCCACGATTGGCGTTATCTGGACGATGCCGGCGATCAGCCTAATCCAGAGTTCAGCCTGAATCGGCCCCGCTATCGGGGAGCCTCTATCTTGCTGGCTAAGGAGAACTTTGGCTGTGGCTCGAGTCGTGAACATGCGCCCTGGGCCCTGGCCGATTTTGGCCTCAAGGTGATCATAGCGCCAAGTTTTGCCGATATCTTCTATGGCAACGCCATCAACAACGGCCTGTTGCCGGTTCGCCTCACCGAGGCGGAGGTGGTGCAGTTGATGCGAGAGGTTGAAGCCGAAGAGGGCGCTCAGGTGAGCGTGGATCTGCAGGCACAGACGGTGACCTCACCTTCGGGGGCAAGTTTTAGCTTCGAGATTGCCCCGTCGGCACGTCATAACCTGCTCAACGGCCTGGATGCCATAGGCATCAGCCTGGGTTACGGCGAGGCGATAGCGGCTTATGAAGCCGAGATCCCCAGCTGGCGCACCTAA
- the leuC gene encoding 3-isopropylmalate dehydratase large subunit, whose translation MAKTLYEKVWDSHIVAAPEGEAPLIYVDRHLVHEVTSPQAFSGLKVAGRKLRAPEKTFATMDHNTSTKSASLDALSPMARTQVETLAQNCKEFGVRLYDIHHKNQGIVHVMGPELGITLPGTVIVCGDSHTATHGAFGALAFGIGTSEVEHVMATQTLRQLKAKTMKIEVRGQVADGITAKDIVLAIIGKIGMDGGTGYVVEFCGEAIAALSMEGRMTVCNMAIEMGAKAGMIAPDQTTIDYLEGREFAPKGEAWQQAVAAWQALKSDEDAVFDAHVVLEASDIAPQLTWGTNPGQVVAIDQCVPNPEDETNPTVKASIEKALDYVALTPGTQMTDVSINKVFIGSCTNSRIEDLRSAALQAKGRKVAAGVTAIVVPGSGLVKEQAEAEGLDKIFIDAGFEWRLPGCSMCLAMNDDRLEAGDRCASTSNRNFEGRQGRGSRTHLVSPAMAAAAAIAGHFVDIRKPY comes from the coding sequence ATGGCGAAGACACTGTATGAAAAGGTATGGGACAGTCATATCGTAGCCGCCCCCGAAGGGGAGGCGCCGCTTATCTATGTGGATCGCCATCTGGTGCATGAGGTGACCTCGCCTCAAGCCTTCAGCGGCTTGAAAGTCGCCGGCCGTAAATTAAGGGCGCCAGAGAAGACCTTCGCCACCATGGATCACAACACCTCGACCAAGAGCGCCAGCCTGGATGCACTCAGCCCCATGGCGCGCACTCAGGTGGAGACGCTGGCACAAAACTGTAAAGAGTTTGGTGTGCGTTTATACGATATTCATCATAAGAATCAGGGGATTGTCCATGTGATGGGCCCCGAGCTTGGCATCACTCTGCCGGGCACTGTGATTGTGTGCGGCGACTCGCACACGGCAACCCATGGCGCCTTCGGCGCCTTGGCCTTCGGCATCGGCACCTCAGAGGTGGAGCATGTGATGGCCACCCAAACCTTGCGCCAGCTGAAAGCCAAGACCATGAAGATCGAGGTGCGCGGCCAGGTGGCCGATGGGATCACCGCCAAAGATATCGTGCTGGCCATCATAGGCAAGATAGGCATGGATGGCGGCACGGGTTATGTGGTGGAGTTCTGCGGCGAGGCGATTGCCGCCCTGTCGATGGAAGGGCGCATGACCGTCTGTAACATGGCGATCGAGATGGGCGCCAAGGCGGGCATGATAGCGCCGGATCAGACCACCATTGATTACCTAGAAGGCCGTGAATTTGCGCCTAAGGGCGAAGCTTGGCAGCAGGCGGTTGCCGCCTGGCAGGCGCTGAAGTCTGACGAGGATGCCGTGTTCGATGCCCATGTGGTGCTAGAGGCGAGCGATATCGCGCCTCAGCTGACTTGGGGCACTAACCCAGGCCAGGTGGTGGCGATCGATCAGTGTGTGCCTAACCCAGAGGATGAGACAAACCCGACGGTGAAGGCGAGTATCGAGAAGGCGCTGGACTATGTGGCGCTCACCCCTGGCACTCAGATGACAGATGTGAGCATCAACAAGGTGTTTATCGGCTCCTGTACCAATTCGCGCATCGAAGATCTGCGCTCGGCGGCCCTGCAGGCCAAGGGACGCAAGGTGGCGGCAGGTGTTACGGCTATTGTGGTGCCGGGCTCAGGCTTGGTGAAGGAGCAGGCGGAGGCGGAAGGCCTGGATAAGATCTTCATCGACGCCGGGTTTGAATGGCGTCTGCCGGGCTGCTCCATGTGTTTGGCGATGAACGATGACAGACTGGAGGCCGGTGATCGCTGCGCCTCGACCAGTAACCGTAACTTTGAGGGTCGTCAGGGACGCGGTAGCCGCACTCACCTGGTGAGCCCTGCCATGGCCGCCGCCGCGGCGATTGCCGGTCATTTCGTCGATATTCGCAAGCCATACTAG
- the leuB gene encoding 3-isopropylmalate dehydrogenase, whose translation MSYQVAVLAGDGIGPEVMVEARKVLKAVEERFSLDIEYSEYDVGGAAIDNHGCPLPESTLKGCEAADAILFGSVGGPKWEHLPPNDQPERGALLPLRGHFELFCNMRPAKLHVGLEHMSPLRSDISAQGFDVLCVRELTGGIYFGKPKGRQGEGEQEEAFDTMRYSRREVRRIAKIAFEAARGRRKKVTSVDKANVLACSVLWREVVEEVAKEFPDVELEHIYIDNATMQLLRRPFDFDVMLCSNLFGDIISDEIAMLTGSMGLLSSVSLNSDGFGLYEPAGGSAPDIAGKGIANPIAQILSAALLLRHSLKEEAAAKAIEDAVAKALSDGYLTGELLPADQRDKAKSTREMGDYIAQAVREAN comes from the coding sequence ATGAGTTATCAAGTCGCGGTATTGGCCGGTGATGGGATCGGCCCCGAGGTTATGGTCGAAGCACGCAAGGTGCTTAAGGCGGTGGAAGAGCGTTTCTCGTTGGATATCGAGTATAGCGAATATGATGTGGGCGGCGCGGCCATCGATAATCATGGTTGTCCGCTACCCGAGTCGACCCTGAAGGGCTGCGAGGCGGCCGACGCTATCTTGTTCGGCTCGGTAGGTGGCCCTAAGTGGGAGCATCTACCCCCAAACGATCAGCCAGAGCGTGGCGCCTTACTGCCGCTACGGGGACACTTCGAGCTGTTTTGTAACATGCGTCCGGCCAAGCTACACGTCGGCCTGGAGCATATGTCGCCGCTGCGTAGCGACATCTCGGCCCAGGGCTTCGACGTGCTGTGCGTGCGCGAGCTGACCGGTGGCATCTACTTCGGTAAGCCCAAAGGGCGTCAGGGTGAGGGCGAGCAGGAAGAGGCGTTCGACACCATGCGTTATAGTCGCCGCGAGGTGCGCCGTATCGCCAAGATCGCCTTCGAGGCCGCCCGAGGCCGTCGCAAGAAGGTAACCTCTGTGGATAAGGCCAACGTCCTGGCCTGCTCTGTGTTGTGGCGTGAAGTGGTCGAAGAGGTGGCCAAGGAGTTTCCCGATGTGGAGCTCGAGCATATCTATATCGACAACGCCACCATGCAGCTGCTGCGTCGCCCCTTCGATTTCGATGTGATGCTCTGCTCTAACCTGTTTGGCGACATCATCTCAGATGAGATCGCCATGTTGACCGGCTCCATGGGTTTGCTCTCTTCGGTGAGTCTCAACAGCGATGGCTTTGGTCTGTATGAACCCGCAGGCGGCAGCGCGCCAGATATCGCAGGTAAAGGCATCGCCAACCCGATAGCGCAGATCCTGTCTGCAGCGCTGCTTTTGCGCCACAGCCTCAAAGAAGAAGCGGCGGCTAAGGCGATTGAAGATGCGGTCGCCAAGGCATTGAGCGATGGCTATCTAACTGGAGAACTCTTGCCCGCAGATCAGCGTGACAAGGCAAAATCAACCCGCGAGATGGGCGACTATATTGCCCAAGCAGTCAGAGAGGCAAACTAA